tttgactatgagattatgcaactcctgaataccggaggaacatcttgtgtgctatcaaacgtcacaacgtaactgggtgactataaagatgctctacaggtgtctccgaaggtgtttgttgggttggcatagatcaagattaggatttgtcactccgtgtatcggagaggtatctctgggccctctcggtaatgcacatcactataagacttgtaagcaatgtgactaatgagttagttgcgggatgatgcattacggaacgagtaaagagacttgctggtaacgagattgaactaggtatgatgataccgacgatcgaatctcgggcaagtaacataccgatgacaaagggaatgacgtatgttgttatgcggtttgaccgataaagatcttcgtagaatatgtaggaaccaatatgagcatccaggttccgctattggttattgaccggagatgtgtctcggtcatgtctacatagttctcgaacccgtagggtccgtacgcttaacgttcgatgacgatttgtattatgagttgtgtgttttggtgaccgaagtttgttcggagtcccgaatgagatcacgacatgacgtggagtctcgaaatggtcgagaggtaaagattgatatattgaaaggttatatacggacaccagaatggttccaAAGAAGttcggggatttttcggagtaccgggaggttaccggaaccccccgggaaagttaatgggcctcatgggccatagtggagagagggacGCAGGCCACAGGAGGTGGTGCCCCCCCCCCtacccaatccgaattggacaaggggtgggggcgcgtcccccatttccttctccctctccccctctttcccctttcccctctccgttggaaggaaggggggcgaatcctactaggagtggagtcctagtaggactcccccgcCATGGCGCGCCACCCCAagggccggccacctcctcctcccctcctttatatacgggggcggggggcaccccaaagacacatcaattgttctcttagccgtgtgcggtgccccctccacagtttactcctccggtcatagcgtcgtagtgcttaggcgaagccctgcgcagatcacatcaccatcaccatgccgttgtgctgacggaactctctcgAACCTctgttggatcaagagttcgagggacgtcatcgagctgaacgtgcgcTGAACTCgtaggtgccgtactttcggtacttggatcgattggatcgtgaagacgttcgactacatcaaccgcgttaacctaacgcttccgctttcggtctacgagggtacgtggacacactcttccctctcattgctatgcatctcctagatagatcttgcgtgatcgtaggaatttttttgaaattgcatgctatgttcacCAACACTTAATACCGTGATGACTACGTAGTTCATATTTATACAATTTATACATTTACATTATGAAGCTGCTAAGTTACTTTTGGTGGATATAACTTGTCTTTATATAGTCACTACATGACTATGATTTTACTTCAAGTGAAAGTCTGTAAAGTTCACATGCTATGTCTTCTTGAGAATACTAACTAGTGAAGGTTGCAAGTGCTAAGTGGCAACAAGGTAAATATGCATCTACATTTCTACCATTGATGAATATGTATATGAAATGTATTTGTAATGCATATGAAATGTTCTATTGTATGAAATGTACTTTCTCAGACCGTGAGGGTTGCTGTGCTAGTGTAGTTTCTCAGGAATTGAGCTAGCAAGCAACATTTGCTGGCTTGGGATACATGTCACCACTGACAGGTATCACAGATCCATCTATGATGACATCTTTCATGTCGACTGTATGAGTTTTCACTTATGGGCATATATTAGTCTTCCGTCCATGGTAACACTATTGATGAGCGAACCATAAGTATCCATCCgtagagaatgtcatcaatgaCGAGCGGACGCTAAACATTTTTATTTCACAAAATTTTGGACTCCGATAACTCCCGAACATTGGGGATTTGTCCATGGAAAATCAAATGTTTTTCTTTTGGCAATTTATATACGCGAGGGATGGTAAATCTAGTTTGGAAGCATGGCAATTTCGCCCTCAGCTTACTTTTTGCCAGAAAATCGCCGTGCTTGTCAATTAAATTTGTCATCGTCATCTCAACTAAAATTGCCATAAAAACGCTCGATTTGCCATGGGCAGATCCCGAACTTTTGGCATTTATCATTTCTGAACTTTTTTTATGTGTGCAAGCTtttccggtgggaaaacaaaaaAGAAGCTATTTAGCATTTTCTAAACCCATCCTCTGTTAACGTTTTGCCCATTCATCTGAATGAACTAGTAATCGAGTAGACAAACCATAGGGAGAAAGCGAAACGGAAAAAGAAGGCGTCCAAATCCACAGGCGCGACCGCGACCCCGCAACGGCCGGCAGAGGCGACCGCGCCACCGCTTCCCCTTCCCCGCCGCCTTTGCCCGCGCCGCAAgcttcctcctccttccctctcacCCGACGCCACCACCTCTCCAGGTCTCCCCCAATCCCGCCCCCGCACGTCCAGATCTTGAGGCGGCACAGGTGAGGCAGCGCAACCCCCTCCGTCTGTGGActgtggtggtggcggcggcggcggcggcggcgctcgacCGGCCTGCAGCGGGATGGCGTACGTGGACCACGCCTTCTCCATCACCGACGAGGACGACCTGGTGGGCGGCGCGGCGGGGGACCGGCCGCGCGGCGCGCCGGTCAAGGAGATCGCCTTCGCCGCCGCGCTGCTCGCGTTCGGCGCGCTCGGCGTCGTCGCCGGCCTCGTCATGGCCGCCCACCGCGTCGGCGGCGACCGCTCCCACGGTGAGGCCAACATCCGTCTCTCTGTCTACCTCCGATTAGGATTTGCAGTTGCTTTGTTTGGTGATGAACTGGGGAACTCATGGAGGGAGGGGCTCCTAGCCCTGCACCCTGTTATTTATACTTGCATTTCAGAGAGTATTCATTTGTAATGATTGCCTGAATAAAAATCGAACATCCTGGATCTGGCTGAACTAATTCTGTTTGTCTGTTAGTTTAAGCCAGTCTGTAGATAAGGTATCTTGTTATGCAGAATTGCAGATAGTAGAAAAGAGAGATTCAGACATGTTTGTGCTAATCAATTTTGAGAAACTGGCCAAATGAACTAAAATCTACGAAGATCGCTGTGTGTTGCAGTAATTTGTTAACCCCCTGAGCTGTTTTGGACGTCAGAGTGAACTGAGAAGAAAATCAACCAGAACTCAGGACAAGTATGGGCTGAGAAACCATCAAATATCTTTCTCTTTTGTTGGCTCCACTATGTGTAGCAGTCAAGGATATCTGTTTCATAATTGAAATCGAAGACCATCTCTACCGATTATAAATGCGGAATCATGTACGAACGGAATTGATATTACAAACTTATGCCATGCTTATTGGCACTCAATCCCAGCAGTGTGCCAAAGCCCACATGTAGCAAAGCGTTAGGAAGTTCTGAAGAGGCATTTTTGTTTGTTTCAATCCGTAGATATGTCAAGTCCTTTTGCACAATGTTGGCAAGCGCCTGATGCATACAACTTCACTTTGCAAGGAAGGGCTAATAGCATACGTACTTACGGACGGTTGTTGCAGTTTGAAGATACTTTCAGGGTGCATGAGTGTTTAGTTGTTAGCTTGTTCCAGAGTACCGATCTCTCAATATCTCCAATATCTCTAGCTGTTGATGATGTACGTCTCTGTTTTTCTGGATACAGGGATTTTCTTCACAGTGCTGGGCGTAGTGATGTTCATCCCTGGATTCTACTACACAAGAGTAGCGTATTATGCTTACAAAGGGTACCAGGGCTTCTCTTTTGCCAACATCCCTCCCATCTGAAGCAGCAGTGGCTGAACCTGGTTGGACCGTCTCATCCCTTCCTATAAAAATGTGAacatgtttttctttttctttaaacCCTTATAGATTGTAGTAGTAGTTGTACATATAACAAACAACTAAAATAATGAGAGACCACGACGATATGGTAGTTTCACCTGATAGCTTGTTAATTGTGTGATTATATATATTGATGAAAGGGCTTCTCTTGTCGATATCACCAAGACAGTTTGTTGTGATGCTGCTCTGTCTATTGGTTCTTCGGACTATTAAACCCAAATAATAAGTGTCACACGTGTGTCACGAAACACTGCGGCCTTATTTTTTCAGATAAGCTTGTCTTGTTTTAGTGGGATATCTATCTAGCAGGAGGACCGTTTCATAAAGTTTATCCATGTTGCTTGCACTCGAGTGTGTACTGGGCTGGGTTGTTTACCGATCAGTAAAATATCGTAACCCAATGTGTTTCTAGAGTTGATAATACAACCAAAGAGAAAAAAAAAGCTGGTATACAACGCGACTCCGAGCCCTTCTCGATTTCTGGGCACATTGCGGCCCCCTCTTCCAGGCATAAATATCGTGCAGATGGCTCCACGATCTGAGTGTTTTTATTTACCGATAACAAAACCTACGGATGTCTCTGCCGCCGACGATGCTGACGTGTTTACCAGACGACCTGATCTCCGAAATACTCTCATGGACGCCGGTGAAGTCCGTCTGCAGATTCCGGTGCTTGTCCAGGGGGTGGCATGCCGTCGTCTCCAGCCCAGCGTTGCATGCCGTCGTTGTCCAGGGGGTGGCATGCCGTCGTCTCCAGCCCAGCGTTCCTCGCCGCGCACAAGTCCCGGGTCGAGCCGCACCTCCTCCTTGCCACCAGCTCCTCGGGCAAGGAGGCCAGCAACGAGGGCCGCGACTTGCGGCTGTTTGACGAGGAAGGCAGTGTCGTGAGAGTGATCAAGAGTGTTGGTGCCCTTTGGACGGTTTGCCATGGCCTTGACGGCCCGGTCTGCGTCACCCGCGATTTTCGTGGTCGTCGTGACGTTTTTGACGTCAATGTGATCAATCCGGCTACCGGGAGTGTTCTAATAATGGCGACCGTTGAGTTGGAGAACCAAGAGTTCTTCCTCTTCAACATTGGTTGTGCCGCCCCGTCTGGCGTGTACAAGGTTGTCCACTTTGATTACAAGTCTTGGAAGGTTCTCACTTTGGGAGATGACGCCaagtggaggcagacgaggtctCCAGCAGCCAAACTGTCTAACTACTATTATCAGAATTTCATGGTCACGGTCAATGGTGTCATGCACTTTCTTTACACGTCACGTAGGTTGCCGCTGTATGAGAATCTTATACTTCGCCTTGATCTCGAGAGCGAAGAATGGAAGGCATCGCTTGAAGGCCCAACAAGGCTAGGTGACCGGTTTCAAAAGCGGGTAACGACGGAAGGTATTGTCAGGCTCAATGACACCCTCTGCTTGGTTCAGCTGGAGGAACATTTTGTTACCAACAATACATGCACAAACCTATGGCTTCTAACTAACTTCGACAAAGGTACCTGGGTCAAAGCATACACGGTCTCCATGACTCCGACCACCGTTTTATATCGGCCTTTGAGGGTGATGCGCGATGGTGGAAAGTTGTTATTCTATGGCTATCATAGGCCCACGAAAACCCGGATGCTACAGGTTTACGATCCCCTTACTGCTACAAGCACACACTTCATGAAGTTTCCGAGAGATTTTCATAGCGATGTTTGTCTTTGCGACTTGAACTTAGAGTGGTTTGTCTGATGTAAGATAATGTTGTTTTTGGCATTTGAACCGAGCTTGTGTAGCCTTGTCTTAAGAGTTCTGTTCGTTAGAGACACAGAGAGTGGAGCTAGAGACGACCCCCTCAGAGGAATATCACTTTGTTCTATCCGAAATCTTGTTGCTAATGCTTTATTTTAGTTTTATCAATCCACTGCAATGTTTTTGATAATAAATAATGTTAATTGTGTGATTATGTTAAGCTACCAGCCTGTTACACACTTGGCTACTGCATGTTGTATAGTAGCCGTGATGTCACCAAGACAGTTTGATGTCCTGCTGCTTGTGTCTGACAGTTGGTTCTTGGGTTCCTTGAACTATTATGAATGTAGCCGTGCTGCCCAGCAGCTTGCCCTGCTTAATTGTGTTATTTAGCATGCGTATATTTCCATCACAGTGTATTGGACCGGTTTGCTTACCGTCGGTATAAAGAGATTGTTCCGGTCACCATCTTTGATTCAGTTTCTCCGTGGTAAATCACCCAATGGATTCCAGACTTCTTTTTTCGTCCGGACATGGAGCGGTAGCTTCCCGGGACGGCCACTTCAGCTGGGGCAGCGCACACAGCAACGACGGCACACGAGCCCGAGCAGCGGCAGCGCACGAGCGCTTGGTGGCGCAGGGATGCAAACAACAGCGACCATCTCCGGCGCGTGGTCGCTCGTAACATTAACCCTAGGTGGTCGGGGGAGAAGGAGATAGAGGACTCACCCTGGTCGCCGGGAGGCGGCGCCGCCGTCGACCACCGAAGCCCTCACCACCTCCTCTGAATCGCTGGCCTTCGTCTCTCAAGCGGCGTCAAGATTTTCACCAGACCGGAACGTCGGTTTCGTGGAGTGCCACGGGGTCCACATCGAAGCCTAACCCTGACGTGCGTGGCCCAGTAAATAAAACGCAGGTAACTCTACAAGCCAACCGAAACGAGCCGTGGCTCCTACTGATTTTGATTTTGGGCAGGGGACTGCCACGACACCAAGGGGAACAAGGACGTGTGCGTGGTCGGGGCCATCAACAACTACACCACCGCAGGATCGCATGAGGCGATGAGGGTTCCCTTGCGCGCCGTCGGTGACGCCGCCGGTTCCCTCTCTCCGTCGGCCGCTCCGGCGGCGGGAGGGAGGGGGAAACTCGAGTCTGTTCGCTAGGTGGGTGTGTGGTAGGGTTAGGGTTGAGGGAGACGCTGCCGAGGCCGTTGCGGTGGTGTCGCGTCGGAATAATTTTCTCCGGGCTCCGTTCGCGGTCAGGCGAGGCTTTTGCCTTCGTCTAGGAGCCATCGGGGTTGGGGATCCCGGATCTCGTCGACGTCGCGGGCTATGGTGGCTGGAGGTCCATCGACACTGGCCGTTTGGGTCCTCAGATGGGCGATGGATGCAGGGAGACGAagacccttcttcttccttgttggTATGATTTGCTGTTGCTgttcttctccttcctctgcgCTGATGCTGGTGGGAGATCCTGTTTTGTCCGGGCGGATGGCTCGGCCGCGGTGCTGGACCGGTCGGATGACTCGAATTCTCTTCCTTCCGGAAGGGACACTTTTCGCGGTACTCAAAGCCAAAGATGGCGACGACTGTTGCACGTGTGTTGGATT
This sequence is a window from Aegilops tauschii subsp. strangulata cultivar AL8/78 chromosome 7, Aet v6.0, whole genome shotgun sequence. Protein-coding genes within it:
- the LOC109780340 gene encoding uncharacterized protein is translated as MAYVDHAFSITDEDDLVGGAAGDRPRGAPVKEIAFAAALLAFGALGVVAGLVMAAHRVGGDRSHGIFFTVLGVVMFIPGFYYTRVAYYAYKGYQGFSFANIPPI